One window from the genome of Lentimicrobiaceae bacterium encodes:
- a CDS encoding VOC family protein, with amino-acid sequence MAKVISWFEIPVTNFERARSFYQTILDIEIPAENVLGFMMGFFPMVNNSPTGAIVKGDGYIPSNNGTVLYLDAGEDLNIALSKVEKAGGKVIVPKTMITEDHGYFAFIFDTEGNKIGFHSNH; translated from the coding sequence ATGGCAAAAGTTATCAGTTGGTTCGAAATTCCTGTAACCAATTTTGAAAGAGCACGTTCATTTTACCAAACGATTCTTGATATTGAGATACCCGCCGAAAATGTGCTGGGTTTTATGATGGGATTTTTTCCTATGGTTAATAACTCTCCAACAGGAGCCATAGTGAAAGGTGATGGATACATCCCTTCGAATAATGGAACGGTTTTATATCTGGATGCAGGTGAAGACCTGAATATTGCACTGTCGAAAGTGGAAAAAGCCGGTGGTAAAGTAATCGTTCCCAAAACTATGATTACAGAAGATCATGGCTATTTTGCTTTTATCTTCGATACAGAAGGAAATAAAATAGGATTTCATTCCAACCATTAA
- the pckA gene encoding phosphoenolpyruvate carboxykinase (ATP) — translation MNENIALSLLQYGIFDVKEIFYNPTYDQLFEHETDVSLEGYERGFITNTGAVSVDTGIYTGRSPKDKYIVKDEVSEKNVWWADPNRKGSDNKPISEAVWKALKEISQKQLGGKKLYVVDAFCGTNVNTRMSIRLITEVAWAAHFVKNMFIRPSDEELKQFSPDFCILHACKATNSHWKEMNLNSEVFVSFNIKERMAVIGGTWYGGEMKKGMFSVMNYFLPLRGIASMHCSANMGKDGDTAIFFGLSGTGKTTLSADPKRFLIGDDEHGWDDEGIFNFEGGCYAKCINLSKEKEPDIYNAIRRDALLENVVFDPKTGKIDFNDGLKTENTRVSYPIYHIENIVKPISKGGHPRSIIFLTADAFGVLPPVAKLSYDQAMYHFLTGYTAKVAGTERGIKEPTPTFSSCFGAAFLLLHPTVYAQELAKKMKEHGSTAYLVNTGWIGGPYGVGKRIDIPSTRAIIDAILDNSLLDATYEELPVFGLMIPKTVKGVSSNILNPRNLWLNPADWDQAALQLARKFITNFENFTDNDEGKRLVMAAGPKL, via the coding sequence ATGAATGAAAATATCGCATTAAGCCTGCTTCAGTATGGTATTTTCGATGTGAAGGAAATTTTTTATAATCCTACTTACGATCAACTCTTCGAACACGAAACCGATGTTTCTCTTGAAGGGTACGAACGGGGTTTTATTACCAATACCGGCGCAGTATCCGTTGATACGGGTATTTATACAGGACGTTCGCCCAAAGATAAATACATCGTAAAAGACGAAGTTTCAGAAAAAAACGTGTGGTGGGCAGACCCTAACCGCAAAGGTTCTGACAACAAACCTATATCGGAAGCCGTATGGAAAGCCCTGAAAGAAATTTCGCAAAAACAACTCGGCGGAAAAAAATTATATGTAGTGGATGCCTTTTGCGGTACCAATGTGAATACCCGCATGAGCATTCGTTTGATTACCGAAGTAGCCTGGGCAGCCCATTTTGTTAAAAATATGTTTATCAGACCTTCGGATGAGGAATTGAAACAATTTTCTCCCGATTTTTGCATTCTGCATGCTTGCAAAGCTACCAATTCCCATTGGAAAGAAATGAACCTGAACAGTGAAGTATTTGTATCCTTCAACATAAAAGAACGGATGGCGGTAATTGGCGGAACCTGGTATGGCGGGGAAATGAAAAAAGGAATGTTCTCTGTAATGAATTACTTCCTTCCTTTACGTGGAATCGCGTCTATGCATTGTTCGGCAAATATGGGTAAGGATGGTGATACAGCCATTTTCTTCGGATTGTCGGGTACTGGCAAAACCACGTTGAGTGCCGACCCAAAAAGATTTCTCATAGGCGATGACGAACATGGCTGGGACGACGAGGGTATTTTTAATTTTGAAGGAGGTTGCTATGCCAAATGCATTAACCTCAGCAAAGAAAAAGAACCTGATATTTATAATGCTATTCGTCGCGATGCATTGCTCGAAAATGTTGTTTTCGATCCTAAAACAGGCAAAATTGATTTCAACGATGGTTTAAAAACCGAAAACACTCGTGTTTCGTATCCTATTTACCATATTGAAAATATCGTAAAACCAATAAGCAAAGGTGGGCATCCACGCAGTATTATTTTTCTAACAGCCGATGCATTTGGTGTGCTGCCCCCGGTTGCCAAACTCAGCTATGACCAGGCAATGTACCATTTCCTCACAGGCTACACGGCAAAAGTTGCCGGAACAGAAAGAGGCATAAAAGAACCTACTCCCACTTTTTCATCTTGTTTCGGTGCAGCTTTCCTATTGTTACATCCCACTGTTTATGCTCAGGAGCTTGCAAAAAAAATGAAAGAACATGGCTCAACCGCTTATCTGGTTAATACCGGATGGATAGGTGGACCTTATGGCGTTGGAAAACGTATTGACATACCTTCTACCCGTGCAATCATTGATGCGATTTTAGATAATTCTCTACTTGATGCCACCTATGAAGAACTCCCCGTATTTGGTCTTATGATTCCGAAAACAGTCAAGGGCGTATCTTCTAATATATTGAATCCAAGAAATCTGTGGTTGAACCCTGCCGATTGGGATCAGGCTGCTCTGCAACTTGCCCGGAAGTTTATTACCAATTTTGAAAACTTTACTGACAACG
- a CDS encoding pyruvate, phosphate dikinase — translation MADDQEKQHGEELISLSEVQKIVYERTERLKELSAINQTTQIIREGKPVDEMLQQVCMILPPAWQYPDFTAARIHYDGKDFKTANYHPSQWVQRQSIETIDNKSGFLEVCYLKKFIDYDEGPFLKEERSLINNIAGMLVGYLNSLAAKKIISKTRLQETSAMLKPGEKGSKITSRQLLRTFLNKSNYDRDLYHDLMPFMVREILLVANLYDAYSIEREGRFSEHVLGEYHQLSLTSLPRITGVSNEEEIDHELQNKHYDLIIFMVGVDKKTPVELSEKIKHDYPWIPIYILLNNNNDIPYFKEEGMSLSYIDRVFVWNGESTVFFAMIKLIEDLINIENDTKVGMARVILLVEDSPKYYSRYLPMLYNVVLEQTKHIIEDVTTDELYKVLRMRARPKILLATNYEEAVSIFDQYKDYMLCLITDVKFEHYGKLDADAGIDLVNYVRNTIKELPIVIQSSDTEHATKAYDLKATFIDKNSEGLLAEFRSFIIHYLGFGNFIYRNSEGTQIAMAKTLREFEQHLRTIPDESLLYHAKKDHFSLWLMARGEIQVAKILNPKKITDFSSPSNIREYMIEVIQRFRNEQNKGKIIPFEESAITDESNIVSLADGSLGGKGRGLAFINTLIYNFDFSQLISDIKITAPRTSIIGTEEFQFFMDRNHLREKVYGEHDFNLICQWFLEGKLTETLIRRLKIFLRLITKPIAVRSSGLFEDSLMQPFAGIFETYLLPNNHPDFNIRVEQLMNAIKLVFASVFSKTARGYIEAIHYKIEEEKMAVVLQEVVGNAFDGYFYPHISGVAQSYNYYPFAHMKPDEGFVVAALGLGKYVVEGEKAYRFSPKYPSTEILSTKDQLKNSQVKFFAVDLNKKDINLLEGDTAGLAYLDIDVAEKHGTLRHLASVYDADNQRIVAGISTPGPRIINFVNILKYNYIPLAKTIETVLDVVKEALGTPVEIEFAVDLNKDKNQIASFYLLQIKPLIGNLQDCKVDINAIPTTDILMLSEKGMGNGIITDISDVIYIDKDVFDKTMTMEMACEIEKINEQMIKENKQYILIGPGRWGTRDRWIGIPVTWPQISNAKVIIETSLDDYPLDASSGSHFFHNITSLNIGYFSVQPELSHSFIQWDMLSEQTLVNKTQFFRHVHFSQPLVVKMDGRQRIAVITRK, via the coding sequence ATGGCAGATGACCAGGAAAAACAACATGGAGAAGAACTCATTTCGTTATCAGAGGTACAAAAAATAGTTTATGAACGTACTGAGAGGCTGAAAGAACTTTCTGCAATTAACCAAACTACACAAATCATCAGGGAGGGAAAACCGGTTGATGAAATGCTCCAGCAGGTTTGTATGATATTACCTCCCGCCTGGCAATATCCTGATTTTACGGCAGCCCGCATCCATTACGATGGGAAAGATTTTAAAACCGCCAATTACCACCCTTCGCAATGGGTGCAGAGGCAATCTATTGAAACCATTGATAATAAGTCTGGGTTTCTGGAAGTATGTTACCTGAAAAAATTTATTGACTACGATGAAGGTCCTTTCCTGAAAGAAGAACGTTCACTCATTAACAACATAGCTGGCATGCTGGTTGGGTATCTCAACAGTTTAGCCGCAAAAAAGATAATTTCAAAGACTCGTTTGCAGGAAACCTCTGCTATGTTGAAGCCTGGCGAAAAAGGATCCAAAATTACCAGTCGGCAGTTGTTGCGTACTTTCCTTAATAAAAGCAATTACGACCGCGATTTATACCACGATCTGATGCCATTTATGGTGAGGGAAATTTTATTGGTTGCTAATTTGTATGATGCATACAGCATCGAACGCGAAGGTCGTTTTTCGGAACATGTGCTGGGCGAATATCACCAGCTAAGCCTAACCTCTCTCCCCCGCATTACAGGAGTATCTAACGAGGAAGAAATTGACCATGAACTGCAAAACAAGCATTACGACTTAATAATTTTTATGGTAGGAGTGGATAAAAAAACTCCGGTGGAGCTGAGCGAAAAAATAAAACACGATTATCCCTGGATCCCCATTTACATACTGCTTAACAATAACAATGATATTCCCTACTTTAAAGAAGAAGGGATGTCGCTTTCGTATATTGACCGGGTATTTGTCTGGAATGGTGAGTCCACCGTCTTTTTTGCCATGATAAAACTTATAGAAGACCTGATAAATATTGAAAATGATACCAAAGTGGGAATGGCAAGGGTAATTTTACTTGTGGAAGATTCTCCCAAATATTATTCGCGTTACCTGCCCATGCTTTACAATGTTGTTCTCGAACAAACCAAACATATCATCGAAGACGTAACCACCGACGAATTGTACAAGGTGCTGCGAATGCGCGCCCGTCCTAAAATTTTACTTGCAACCAACTACGAGGAAGCTGTATCCATTTTTGACCAATACAAAGATTATATGCTTTGTCTGATAACCGATGTAAAATTTGAACATTACGGAAAACTGGATGCCGATGCCGGAATTGACCTGGTAAATTATGTAAGAAATACAATAAAAGAACTCCCTATTGTTATTCAATCGTCAGATACTGAACATGCCACAAAAGCCTACGACCTTAAAGCCACGTTTATTGATAAAAACTCTGAAGGATTGCTTGCCGAATTTCGTAGTTTCATTATTCACTATCTTGGGTTTGGAAATTTTATTTACCGCAACAGCGAGGGTACACAAATAGCGATGGCAAAAACGCTTCGTGAGTTTGAACAACATTTGCGCACCATCCCCGATGAATCGTTACTGTACCATGCTAAAAAAGACCATTTTTCGCTTTGGCTAATGGCTCGAGGTGAAATACAGGTGGCAAAAATTTTGAATCCCAAAAAAATAACAGATTTTTCCAGCCCCAGTAACATACGCGAATACATGATAGAAGTAATACAACGATTCAGAAATGAACAAAATAAGGGGAAAATTATTCCTTTTGAAGAATCGGCTATTACTGACGAATCGAACATTGTCAGCCTTGCCGACGGTTCTTTGGGAGGTAAAGGACGTGGGCTTGCTTTTATTAATACCTTAATTTATAACTTCGATTTCAGCCAACTGATTTCTGATATTAAAATTACTGCCCCCCGTACATCCATCATTGGAACAGAGGAGTTCCAGTTTTTTATGGATAGAAACCATCTTCGCGAAAAAGTATATGGCGAACATGATTTTAACCTCATTTGCCAGTGGTTTCTTGAGGGCAAACTCACGGAAACCCTGATTCGCAGATTAAAAATATTTCTCAGGCTTATTACCAAGCCCATAGCCGTCCGCTCATCAGGTCTTTTTGAAGATTCACTCATGCAGCCCTTTGCCGGGATTTTTGAAACCTATCTTTTGCCTAACAATCATCCTGACTTCAACATAAGGGTCGAACAATTAATGAACGCCATCAAATTAGTGTTTGCTTCTGTATTTTCCAAAACTGCGAGGGGCTATATTGAAGCCATCCATTATAAAATTGAAGAGGAAAAAATGGCGGTTGTTTTGCAGGAAGTAGTCGGCAATGCGTTTGATGGATACTTTTATCCACACATCAGCGGAGTAGCCCAGTCGTATAATTATTATCCTTTTGCCCATATGAAGCCCGATGAAGGTTTTGTTGTGGCAGCACTTGGTTTGGGTAAATATGTTGTTGAAGGTGAAAAAGCCTACCGCTTTTCACCCAAATATCCTTCTACCGAAATTCTTTCTACCAAAGACCAGTTAAAAAATTCACAAGTGAAGTTTTTTGCTGTTGATTTGAATAAAAAGGACATAAATCTGCTTGAAGGTGACACTGCCGGGCTGGCATACCTTGATATTGACGTAGCGGAAAAACATGGTACACTGCGACACCTGGCTTCAGTATACGATGCCGATAATCAACGCATTGTAGCTGGAATTTCTACACCGGGTCCCCGTATCATAAATTTTGTTAATATATTAAAATACAATTATATACCCCTTGCAAAAACCATAGAAACCGTATTGGATGTGGTAAAAGAAGCCCTGGGAACACCGGTAGAAATAGAATTTGCTGTTGACCTGAATAAAGACAAAAATCAAATAGCTTCATTTTACCTGCTGCAAATAAAACCACTTATAGGCAATTTGCAGGATTGTAAGGTAGATATAAACGCAATTCCTACAACCGACATTCTGATGCTTTCCGAAAAGGGGATGGGAAATGGCATTATCACTGATATTTCCGATGTCATTTATATTGACAAGGATGTCTTCGATAAAACCATGACCATGGAAATGGCATGTGAAATTGAAAAAATTAATGAACAAATGATCAAAGAAAACAAACAATATATTTTGATAGGACCCGGGCGTTGGGGTACACGCGATCGCTGGATAGGCATTCCAGTTACCTGGCCGCAAATTTCCAATGCAAAGGTCATCATCGAAACAAGCTTAGATGACTACCCTCTCGATGCTTCTTCCGGTTCCCACTTTTTTCATAATATCACCTCTCTTAATATCGGCTACTTTTCAGTACAACCGGAATTGAGTCATAGTTTTATTCAATGGGATATGCTTTCCGAACAAACACTTGTTAATAAAACCCAATTTTTCAGACATGTACACTTTTCACAACCCTTAGTCGTAAAAATGGATGGAAGACAGCGCATTGCTGTAATTACTCGAAAATAA
- a CDS encoding phosphoenolpyruvate synthase — translation MLKNNKIKDIKKYYFREILFDNLMINRINKILLICSKYDAFILEDDGRIEEQIFNEYVSLNLRYPPHFLQVSTTEEACKVLETERIDLIISMMGMGNMDPFESASKFKAYYKNIPIVLLTPFSRDISLKISQGNLDAIDYVFCWLGNADIMLAIIKLLEDRMNLAHDVQEVGVQCLLLIEDSIRLYSSYLPSLYKLIFHQSLEFMSEGLNEHQKMLRMRGRPKILLATHMEEAISLYEKYKNNLLGIISDFSFNVNGQPDKYAGLRFCQWVKNNNSDIPILLQSSESQNYIKAKEINVGFIDKNSKTYSTEFRNFIIEKFSFGDFVFRNPQTNEEIFRVSDLKNLQDKLFDIPDDSFFYHISRNHFSKWLNARALFPIAEMLRKLRLDDFYDLDGARRFIFDAIVHYRLNKGRGVIADFYKEKFDEYIIFTRIGTGSIGGKARGLAFLDSLLKRNKMVDKHEGIIITIPRTVVLGTDVFDEFMQENDLYRIGLSDRSNEEILGNFVKARLPVRIHEDLLAFISVVKKPLAIRSSSLLEDSHYQPFAGIYSTYMIPNIPDDEQLMLEKLSIAIKSVYASVYFKDSKAYMTATKNVIDEEKMGIVLQEVCGKQYKNRFYPAISGVARSLNFYPIAPEKPEDGIVNVAFGLGKYIVDGGISLRFSPRYPQKVLQLYSPEMALRETQKYFYALDMKGESFHACVDDGVNIMNLPLRDAENDKALKYVASTFDFQNQVIRDGTLHEGKKIITFSNILQHNSFPLSDILNDILKIAHREMNVQVEIEFAVDLDVAPDEPIIFNLLQIRPIVDNDQNVKEEFDKVDPSQILISSDAALGNGTIKDICDIVYVKPELFNSSRNHELVEDIAKINDYFISEGKNYILIGPGRWGSSDPWLGIPVKWPQISQARLIIEAGLENYRIDPSQGTHFFQNLTSFRVGYFTINPCIKDGYYDVAYLNNSPAYYENTFLKHVKFDNPLIIRINGKKNKGIVLKSEHTNK, via the coding sequence ATGCTTAAAAATAACAAAATAAAAGATATTAAAAAATATTATTTCCGCGAAATACTTTTTGATAATTTAATGATTAACAGGATCAATAAAATCCTTTTGATCTGCAGTAAATATGATGCCTTTATTTTGGAAGACGATGGCAGAATTGAGGAGCAAATATTTAATGAATATGTTTCACTTAATCTGCGTTACCCCCCACATTTTTTGCAGGTTTCAACCACCGAAGAAGCTTGTAAAGTTCTTGAAACAGAACGTATAGATTTGATTATTAGTATGATGGGAATGGGAAATATGGACCCGTTTGAAAGTGCCAGTAAGTTTAAAGCATACTACAAAAACATTCCCATTGTGCTGCTGACCCCTTTTTCGAGAGATATATCCTTAAAAATAAGCCAGGGTAACCTGGATGCTATTGATTATGTTTTTTGTTGGCTGGGCAATGCCGATATTATGTTGGCTATTATTAAATTACTCGAAGACCGGATGAATCTCGCCCACGATGTTCAGGAAGTGGGTGTACAGTGCCTTTTGTTAATAGAAGATTCTATACGATTGTATTCGAGTTATCTGCCTTCGCTTTACAAATTGATTTTTCACCAGTCGCTCGAATTTATGAGTGAAGGACTTAACGAACACCAGAAAATGCTTAGAATGCGGGGCAGACCAAAAATATTGCTGGCAACCCACATGGAAGAAGCCATTTCTCTTTACGAAAAATACAAGAACAACCTGCTGGGAATCATTTCCGATTTTAGTTTTAATGTAAATGGGCAACCTGATAAATATGCCGGTTTACGATTTTGCCAATGGGTAAAAAACAACAATTCTGACATTCCCATTTTGCTGCAATCGTCAGAATCGCAAAATTATATTAAGGCAAAAGAAATTAATGTAGGATTCATTGATAAAAATTCAAAAACGTATTCTACGGAATTTCGCAATTTTATTATCGAAAAATTTTCATTTGGTGATTTTGTGTTTCGTAATCCTCAGACCAATGAGGAAATTTTCAGAGTTTCTGATTTGAAAAACCTGCAGGACAAACTTTTCGATATCCCTGACGATTCTTTTTTCTACCATATCAGCCGTAATCATTTTTCTAAATGGTTGAATGCAAGAGCATTATTTCCAATTGCCGAAATGCTTCGCAAATTACGACTGGATGATTTTTACGACTTGGACGGAGCGAGGAGATTTATTTTTGATGCCATAGTACATTACAGGCTTAACAAGGGAAGAGGGGTGATTGCCGATTTTTACAAAGAAAAATTTGATGAATACATCATTTTTACCCGGATTGGAACTGGTTCTATTGGCGGAAAAGCCCGTGGACTTGCATTTCTTGATTCTTTGCTTAAACGTAACAAAATGGTAGATAAACACGAAGGGATAATAATTACCATCCCCCGTACCGTGGTACTGGGTACCGATGTTTTTGATGAGTTTATGCAGGAAAACGATTTGTACCGCATAGGATTGTCCGATCGTAGCAACGAGGAAATCCTGGGAAATTTTGTGAAAGCCCGTCTCCCGGTACGTATACACGAAGATTTGCTGGCTTTTATTTCTGTTGTAAAAAAACCGCTTGCCATCCGTTCGTCGAGTTTATTGGAAGATTCACATTATCAGCCATTTGCGGGCATTTATTCAACTTATATGATTCCCAATATCCCTGACGACGAACAACTTATGCTCGAAAAACTGAGCATTGCCATAAAAAGCGTATATGCCTCGGTGTACTTCAAAGACAGCAAAGCGTATATGACTGCCACAAAAAATGTGATTGATGAAGAAAAAATGGGCATAGTGCTACAGGAAGTATGCGGAAAACAATACAAAAACCGTTTTTATCCGGCAATTTCAGGTGTAGCCCGTTCCCTGAATTTTTATCCCATTGCCCCTGAAAAACCTGAGGATGGGATAGTTAATGTTGCTTTCGGATTGGGAAAATATATTGTTGATGGTGGCATTTCGCTTCGCTTTTCGCCCAGATATCCTCAAAAAGTACTGCAATTGTATTCTCCTGAGATGGCATTACGTGAAACTCAAAAATATTTCTATGCCCTCGACATGAAAGGAGAAAGTTTCCATGCCTGTGTTGACGATGGAGTAAATATTATGAACCTCCCTCTACGCGACGCTGAAAACGATAAAGCACTTAAATATGTGGCTTCTACCTTCGATTTTCAGAATCAGGTTATTCGTGATGGGACGTTGCACGAAGGGAAAAAAATTATTACATTTTCTAATATATTACAACACAATTCTTTTCCATTGTCCGATATCCTTAATGATATTTTGAAAATCGCCCATCGTGAAATGAATGTACAAGTGGAAATAGAATTTGCTGTTGACCTTGATGTAGCTCCTGATGAACCAATAATATTTAATCTGCTGCAGATAAGACCTATAGTTGATAATGACCAAAATGTAAAAGAGGAGTTTGATAAAGTAGATCCTTCTCAGATTCTTATCAGTTCCGATGCTGCACTGGGCAATGGAACCATAAAGGATATCTGCGATATCGTGTACGTGAAGCCTGAATTATTTAATTCGTCTCGTAACCACGAACTTGTGGAAGATATTGCCAAAATAAATGATTATTTTATTTCGGAAGGGAAAAATTATATTCTCATCGGACCCGGCAGGTGGGGATCGAGCGACCCTTGGTTAGGCATCCCGGTTAAATGGCCTCAAATATCACAGGCAAGACTGATTATTGAAGCCGGACTTGAAAATTACCGGATAGACCCCAGCCAGGGAACCCATTTCTTCCAGAACCTTACCTCTTTCCGGGTTGGCTATTTCACTATTAATCCTTGTATCAAAGATGGATACTATGATGTTGCTTACCTTAACAATTCTCCTGCATATTATGAAAATACTTTTCTTAAGCATGTAAAATTCGATAACCCATTAATTATTAGAATTAATGGTAAAAAAAACAAAGGTATAGTCCTGAAAAGCGAACATACAAATAAGTAA
- the gdhA gene encoding NADP-specific glutamate dehydrogenase, with amino-acid sequence MNLEKIMNDLGKKHPGELEYLQAVREVLESIEEVVNENPQFETAGIIERLVEPDRILTFKAPWLDDSGKVHVNLCYRVQFNNAIGPYKGGLRFHPSVNLSILKFLGFEQIFKNSLTSLPMGGGKGGSDFDPKGKSNAEIMRFCQSFMLELWRIIGPETDVPAGDIGVGGREIGFLYGMYKKLAWEHSGVLTGKGINWGGSLVRPEATGFGGIYFVKEMLKAKGEDLKGKVVAISGFGNVAWGAALKATELGAKVVTISGPDGYIYDPDGISGAKIDYMLELRASNQDIVKPYSYEFTNAQFHQGKHPWEVKCDIALPCATQNELNGEDAKNLIANGCKLIGEISNMGCTPEAVELFIENKMLYAPGKAVNAGGVATSGLEMTQNSMKLNWPAEEVDNRLHEIMKNIHESCIKHGKQKNGYINYVKGANIAGFLKVANAMLDQGIV; translated from the coding sequence ATGAATCTTGAAAAAATAATGAATGACCTGGGGAAAAAACATCCGGGAGAATTAGAGTACCTGCAAGCCGTACGCGAGGTGCTGGAATCTATTGAAGAAGTGGTAAATGAAAACCCACAGTTCGAAACCGCAGGTATCATCGAACGCCTGGTAGAACCCGACAGGATACTTACGTTCAAAGCCCCCTGGCTCGACGACAGTGGAAAAGTACATGTGAACCTTTGTTACAGAGTACAATTTAACAATGCCATTGGCCCCTACAAAGGCGGATTAAGATTTCACCCGAGTGTAAACCTGAGCATTTTGAAATTCTTAGGCTTTGAACAGATATTTAAAAACAGCCTTACATCACTGCCGATGGGTGGTGGAAAAGGTGGATCCGACTTCGATCCCAAAGGAAAATCCAATGCCGAAATCATGCGCTTTTGCCAATCGTTTATGTTAGAACTGTGGCGTATCATTGGTCCGGAAACGGATGTACCTGCCGGAGATATTGGTGTAGGTGGCCGCGAAATCGGATTTTTGTATGGAATGTACAAAAAACTTGCCTGGGAACATTCCGGAGTATTAACCGGTAAAGGAATTAATTGGGGTGGAAGCCTTGTACGTCCTGAAGCCACTGGTTTTGGCGGAATTTATTTTGTTAAAGAAATGCTTAAAGCCAAAGGCGAAGATTTAAAAGGCAAAGTTGTTGCAATTTCCGGTTTTGGTAATGTTGCATGGGGTGCCGCTCTTAAAGCCACCGAATTAGGTGCAAAGGTAGTTACTATTTCTGGTCCCGACGGTTATATTTACGATCCCGATGGAATTTCCGGTGCAAAAATTGATTATATGCTCGAACTTCGCGCTTCTAATCAAGACATCGTAAAGCCTTATTCCTACGAATTCACCAATGCCCAATTCCATCAAGGCAAACATCCATGGGAAGTAAAATGCGACATCGCTCTTCCGTGTGCTACTCAGAATGAATTGAATGGCGAAGATGCAAAAAATTTAATTGCAAATGGTTGTAAACTCATCGGTGAAATTTCCAATATGGGTTGTACACCGGAAGCTGTTGAATTGTTTATCGAAAACAAAATGTTATATGCTCCTGGCAAAGCCGTTAATGCAGGTGGTGTAGCTACATCCGGTTTGGAAATGACGCAGAATTCTATGAAACTTAACTGGCCCGCCGAAGAAGTTGATAACCGTTTACATGAAATCATGAAAAATATCCATGAATCTTGTATAAAACATGGCAAACAAAAAAACGGTTATATCAATTATGTAAAGGGTGCCAATATTGCTGGTTTCCTTAAAGTTGCTAATGCAATGTTAGATCAGGGTATTGTGTAG
- the gdhA gene encoding NADP-specific glutamate dehydrogenase: MANPVLDQMVDKFMAKIIAKNPGEVEFHQAVREVVESLLPYIEEHPKYKDAKILERLAEPERILMFRVPWFDDKGEVQINRGFRIEMNSAIGPYKGGLRFHPTVNLGILKFLAFEQVFKNSLTTLPMGGGKGGSDFDPKGKSDNEVMRFCQSFMTELQRHIGPDTDVPAGDIGVGGREIGFLFGQYKRLRNEFTGVLTGKGLEWGGSLIRPEATGYGCTYFAEEMLKTRGQSFKGKTVVISGSGNVAQYAIQKVTQLGGKVVTSSDSNGYIYDPAGITPEKLTFIMELKNVKRGRIKEYADKFNCEYVEEKTPWGVKCDVALPCATQNELNGEDAKILIANGCVCVSEGANMPSTPEAVEAFIKNKILFGPGKASNAGGVATSGLEMSQNSMRLSWSREEVDAKLHQIMISIHKTCEKYGKEPDGFVNYVNGANIGGFVKIAEAMMAQGLV, from the coding sequence ATGGCAAATCCAGTTTTAGACCAGATGGTCGACAAATTCATGGCTAAAATAATAGCCAAAAATCCGGGTGAAGTAGAATTCCACCAGGCAGTTCGGGAAGTAGTAGAATCCTTGCTTCCTTACATTGAAGAACACCCAAAATACAAGGATGCAAAAATTTTGGAAAGACTTGCAGAACCTGAACGGATACTCATGTTCCGCGTTCCCTGGTTTGACGACAAAGGCGAGGTTCAGATCAATCGCGGTTTCCGTATCGAAATGAACAGTGCAATAGGTCCATACAAAGGAGGCTTGCGTTTCCATCCTACCGTAAATTTAGGTATTCTTAAATTTTTAGCATTCGAGCAGGTATTTAAAAACAGCTTGACTACCCTGCCTATGGGTGGTGGTAAAGGTGGATCTGATTTCGATCCTAAAGGAAAATCAGACAATGAAGTAATGCGTTTTTGCCAAAGTTTCATGACCGAATTACAACGTCATATTGGTCCCGACACTGACGTGCCTGCAGGTGACATCGGCGTTGGCGGTCGCGAAATCGGTTTCTTGTTTGGTCAATACAAACGTTTACGCAACGAATTTACCGGAGTTCTTACCGGAAAGGGTCTTGAATGGGGTGGAAGCCTTATTCGTCCGGAAGCTACCGGCTACGGCTGTACTTATTTTGCAGAAGAAATGCTGAAAACCCGCGGACAATCCTTTAAAGGAAAAACTGTAGTAATTTCCGGTTCAGGGAATGTCGCTCAGTATGCAATTCAAAAAGTTACTCAATTAGGTGGTAAAGTAGTTACATCCTCCGATTCCAACGGATATATTTATGATCCTGCTGGCATTACTCCTGAAAAATTGACTTTTATCATGGAACTGAAAAATGTAAAACGCGGTCGTATCAAAGAATATGCCGATAAATTCAATTGCGAATATGTTGAAGAAAAAACTCCCTGGGGAGTAAAATGCGATGTTGCCCTGCCTTGTGCTACCCAGAACGAATTAAATGGTGAAGACGCAAAAATTTTGATTGCCAATGGATGTGTTTGCGTTTCGGAAGGCGCCAACATGCCTTCAACTCCTGAAGCCGTTGAAGCTTTCATTAAAAATAAAATTTTATTCGGACCTGGTAAAGCCTCTAATGCAGGTGGTGTAGCTACATCTGGTTTGGAAATGTCACAAAACTCTATGCGTTTAAGCTGGAGCCGTGAAGAAGTTGATGCCAAATTGCATCAGATTATGAT